In Sulfuracidifex metallicus DSM 6482 = JCM 9184, a single window of DNA contains:
- a CDS encoding type II toxin-antitoxin system VapC family toxin, translating to MIFLDANFLVYLNLNVDEIRDYYLELLDQESLFLDPLVMDEVIYVSRKKYSVNFVDTINFLDELVSPYVVLLSITAKEYEKAKEVMLKYGLKPSDAFHVAVMLNNSILTVLSEDSDFDKVSEIKRVWLKVKGE from the coding sequence TTGATCTTCCTTGACGCCAACTTTCTAGTTTACCTCAACCTGAATGTTGATGAGATCAGGGACTACTATTTGGAGCTTCTGGATCAAGAGTCCCTTTTCCTTGACCCATTGGTCATGGATGAAGTGATTTACGTATCTAGGAAAAAGTATAGCGTCAATTTCGTTGACACAATTAATTTCCTCGATGAGTTAGTCTCTCCTTACGTTGTCCTTTTATCAATAACCGCTAAAGAATACGAGAAAGCTAAGGAAGTCATGCTAAAGTATGGACTGAAACCGTCTGATGCGTTTCACGTTGCAGTTATGTTAAATAATTCAATCTTGACTGTTCTCAGCGAGGACTCTGATTTCGATAAAGTTAGTGAAATAAAAAGAGTATGGCTGAAAGTAAAAGGAGAGTAA
- a CDS encoding AbrB/MazE/SpoVT family DNA-binding domain-containing protein, which translates to MTLRVEVGKKGYIIIPKNVRELVGIKEGDTLILTVSGNRIILESEKRIDKEEIIKKFKEHEKKVSIKAKLGDLKGTDLEEEFES; encoded by the coding sequence TTGACATTAAGGGTAGAGGTAGGGAAGAAGGGCTACATAATAATACCTAAGAACGTGAGGGAACTAGTAGGAATAAAAGAGGGAGATACCTTGATCTTAACCGTGAGTGGTAACAGAATAATCCTAGAATCAGAAAAGAGGATAGACAAGGAAGAAATAATAAAAAAATTCAAAGAGCATGAGAAGAAAGTCTCCATTAAGGCTAAGCTCGGTGACCTTAAGGGAACCGATCTTGAGGAGGAGTTTGAAAGTTGA
- a CDS encoding molybdopterin-dependent oxidoreductase, which produces MVIACTRDCYDTCIFDDNHKPLTLFPINGFTCYRGNMDIKRNSLNRVHRPLVDGKEVETQIAIDEVVKELKRVSPHEVLHVDYDGNQGLLTWYFPARLWYALHSATTDYSICSAEGHEAISRVYGSSFGETPENFSKYNAFVIWGSDPKTSFIHGWKLMKDKRKVVIDVRVSQTAKESDKLFLIRPSSDAFLAVGVLKVLRDRGYLNQGIDVSWEIIEDETGLRRRDVEEMAEFYLDMKPLTLIGFALGRTFQGGKAISLISTIPSVIGMKGGFFYSNSSYGIDFSYLRGKFNKPSRVVPMAEVSKEVEEGKIKFMFVWNSNPVHSLPGSDKIIEAVNEGRLFLVVHDPFMSETAKVANVVIPAPTYLEKEDVVYSYWHRLLVYNKPILPPKGIDEITLMRDIARRMEITDWSVWEDPWVAVSKATGVNVQQLKEKGIARLQDPPLREARVSIPTLERIPKGTVLVFGSHPSFTNSQFKEILKMEPTAFNNKYQGIGYVKSKWGKIKVRFVKSDDVPEGVIFMFKNQLVDLEGKPVNSIVGPEKGEMAGTPLLNFVNVEVEITHQ; this is translated from the coding sequence TTGGTTATCGCGTGTACGAGAGACTGTTACGATACTTGTATCTTTGACGACAATCATAAACCCTTAACCTTGTTCCCAATTAACGGTTTCACGTGTTACAGAGGTAACATGGACATCAAGAGGAACTCCCTTAACAGAGTTCACAGACCGTTGGTCGACGGTAAAGAGGTGGAAACTCAGATAGCCATAGATGAAGTAGTTAAGGAATTGAAAAGGGTTTCCCCCCACGAGGTATTACACGTTGATTATGACGGGAACCAGGGGCTTTTAACGTGGTACTTTCCAGCCAGGCTGTGGTACGCACTTCACTCTGCTACAACTGACTATTCCATATGTAGCGCAGAAGGACATGAGGCGATATCCAGGGTTTACGGTTCGTCTTTCGGTGAAACTCCCGAGAATTTCTCCAAGTATAACGCCTTCGTAATATGGGGGTCTGACCCCAAGACCAGTTTCATTCACGGCTGGAAGCTAATGAAGGACAAGAGGAAGGTCGTCATAGACGTTAGAGTGAGCCAAACAGCGAAGGAAAGCGACAAGCTCTTCCTCATAAGACCGTCCTCTGATGCCTTCCTAGCTGTTGGGGTGTTGAAAGTATTACGGGATAGGGGTTACCTGAATCAAGGGATAGACGTGAGTTGGGAGATCATTGAAGACGAGACAGGGTTACGGAGGAGGGACGTGGAGGAAATGGCAGAATTCTACTTGGACATGAAGCCACTTACATTGATAGGGTTCGCCTTAGGTAGAACGTTCCAAGGAGGCAAGGCAATATCCCTCATTTCTACCATACCTTCAGTAATAGGCATGAAGGGGGGATTCTTCTATTCCAATTCGTCTTACGGGATAGACTTCTCATACCTTAGGGGGAAGTTCAACAAACCCTCGAGGGTCGTCCCCATGGCAGAGGTATCAAAGGAGGTAGAAGAAGGTAAGATCAAGTTCATGTTCGTTTGGAACTCAAATCCGGTGCATTCCCTCCCCGGTTCAGATAAGATAATTGAGGCGGTAAATGAGGGCAGGCTTTTCCTGGTAGTTCACGACCCTTTCATGAGTGAGACCGCTAAGGTAGCAAACGTGGTAATTCCTGCCCCTACTTATCTGGAGAAGGAAGACGTGGTGTACAGTTACTGGCACAGGCTTTTGGTTTACAACAAACCGATTTTGCCACCCAAAGGGATAGACGAGATAACGTTAATGAGGGACATAGCCCGCAGGATGGAGATAACTGACTGGTCAGTTTGGGAAGACCCTTGGGTAGCAGTCTCCAAGGCTACAGGGGTAAACGTCCAGCAACTGAAGGAGAAAGGGATTGCTAGGCTTCAGGATCCTCCCTTGAGGGAAGCCAGGGTTTCAATCCCTACCTTGGAGAGAATACCTAAAGGGACAGTCTTGGTGTTTGGTTCTCATCCCAGCTTCACTAACTCACAGTTCAAGGAAATCTTGAAGATGGAACCAACAGCTTTTAACAACAAGTATCAGGGCATAGGTTACGTGAAGAGTAAATGGGGGAAAATCAAGGTAAGGTTCGTCAAAAGCGACGACGTCCCCGAGGGTGTGATTTTCATGTTTAAGAACCAACTGGTGGATTTAGAAGGTAAGCCAGTTAACTCCATAGTTGGTCCAGAGAAGGGGGAAATGGCTGGGACTCCGCTCCTCAATTTCGTTAACGTTGAGGTAGAGATTACCCATCAGTGA
- a CDS encoding RNA-guided endonuclease TnpB family protein: protein MARRGSKAIRATVSMKIAVSDSLLALVNNYVKALRFSLFWLKENVKNPEEKGVLSKVHEELYTRLREEYNLPSKVAEDCYREALATYKGWYNNPRRGRFPRVYKPTVWLTPKASYSVNFERMTVRIAGVGELPILGFPRNLKDYLSWRIKEARLVVKDGKAFLKIVFEKEGEKVEPKESIAVDINMAEVVVGKDDRNYVRIPTRLEEVHHWKSLAESLQKKYPRRWRRENKRILHRVRSFHLKAKRIMEDFARKVGKWVVEIARGFGSNIIKLENLRNLLKNVNKLPKEFHDKLYLMQYRRLQYWISWQANKHGMIVEFVNPSYSSVSCPKCGRRMEEKGYRWFKCSCGYENDRDVIAIMNLNGRGSLSLSTAPQMRDVRANR from the coding sequence ATGGCTAGGAGGGGTAGTAAAGCGATCAGAGCAACTGTTTCGATGAAGATCGCAGTCTCAGACTCCCTCCTAGCCCTTGTGAATAACTACGTTAAAGCACTCCGTTTTTCGTTGTTTTGGTTAAAGGAAAATGTGAAAAACCCGGAAGAGAAGGGAGTGCTTTCAAAAGTCCACGAGGAGTTATACACGAGGTTAAGAGAAGAGTACAATCTACCGTCTAAAGTTGCTGAGGACTGCTATAGGGAAGCTCTCGCGACATACAAGGGTTGGTACAACAACCCGAGGAGGGGGCGTTTTCCAAGAGTGTATAAGCCAACTGTTTGGCTAACTCCTAAAGCGAGCTATAGCGTGAACTTCGAGAGGATGACTGTTAGGATTGCTGGTGTAGGTGAACTACCAATCTTGGGTTTCCCTAGAAACCTCAAGGACTACTTGAGTTGGAGGATTAAGGAGGCTAGGTTAGTGGTTAAGGATGGGAAGGCTTTCCTCAAAATTGTTTTTGAGAAAGAAGGAGAGAAGGTTGAGCCAAAGGAAAGTATTGCCGTAGACATTAACATGGCTGAAGTAGTCGTAGGGAAGGACGACAGAAACTACGTTAGGATCCCAACTCGTCTCGAAGAGGTTCACCACTGGAAGTCATTAGCTGAAAGCCTACAAAAGAAGTACCCTAGAAGGTGGAGGAGGGAAAATAAGAGGATCCTTCACAGGGTTCGTTCCTTCCACCTAAAGGCTAAGCGTATTATGGAGGATTTCGCTAGAAAAGTGGGGAAGTGGGTTGTCGAGATTGCTAGAGGTTTTGGTTCCAACATCATTAAGTTGGAGAACCTCAGGAACCTCCTCAAGAATGTTAACAAACTACCTAAGGAGTTTCACGATAAACTGTATCTGATGCAATATCGTCGTTTGCAGTATTGGATTTCTTGGCAGGCTAACAAACACGGAATGATTGTTGAGTTTGTTAATCCCAGTTATTCATCAGTCTCATGCCCTAAGTGTGGTAGAAGGATGGAGGAGAAAGGATATCGTTGGTTTAAGTGCTCATGTGGTTATGAGAACGACCGTGATGTAATTGCAATCATGAATTTAAATGGGAGGGGTTCTCTGAGCCTCTCGACTGCCCCTCAAATGAGAGATGTAAGAGCGAATCGATGA
- a CDS encoding glycosyltransferase family 4 protein, which translates to MMNIAVRLLWNSGVPRMAVEEARHTGWKLVVYRDAGGNYDLSGVDYTILRRKGEKGGLLSHISSFITSLYAGHRGKEATVDLDLILKARSLRGYALFHDQFAGITGYLRKRKTGEEYALYLHETTLTVPGVKYLLPREMERRVIREAKKVVTNSMWNRDVLREKGFDADVVYPGCYPAEKISDSRERLVLSVSMWDAGRKPHLYGEISRRVKAKFVMAGSWAREDTRRQFEREYGDTVTVTGKVSDQELMSLYSRASVLVRFGFNERGPGMGVLEAMGYGVPVVVNEGLGSKELVKQGENGFVVKDVEEASSRINEILEDPLPMGRNAWETAKSLSWENHAKRLKEILS; encoded by the coding sequence ATGATGAACATAGCTGTCAGGCTACTTTGGAACAGCGGAGTCCCAAGGATGGCAGTCGAGGAGGCAAGGCACACGGGGTGGAAGCTCGTGGTCTACAGGGACGCAGGGGGAAACTACGACTTGAGTGGAGTGGACTACACGATCCTTAGGAGGAAAGGTGAGAAAGGAGGTCTACTCTCTCACATCTCCTCCTTCATCACATCCCTTTACGCTGGCCACCGCGGTAAGGAAGCGACGGTGGACCTCGACCTCATCCTGAAAGCTAGGTCCTTGAGGGGGTACGCCCTTTTTCACGACCAGTTCGCGGGGATCACGGGCTACTTGAGGAAGAGGAAGACAGGGGAGGAATACGCCCTTTACCTCCACGAGACCACCCTCACTGTGCCTGGTGTTAAGTACCTTCTCCCGCGGGAGATGGAGAGGAGAGTCATCAGAGAGGCAAAGAAGGTGGTCACTAACTCCATGTGGAACAGGGACGTGCTGAGAGAGAAGGGTTTCGACGCTGACGTGGTCTACCCTGGGTGTTACCCAGCAGAGAAGATAAGCGACTCGCGCGAGAGGTTAGTGCTTAGCGTCTCCATGTGGGACGCTGGGAGGAAACCCCACCTATACGGTGAGATTTCTCGACGCGTGAAGGCAAAGTTCGTCATGGCTGGTTCCTGGGCTAGGGAAGACACTCGAAGACAGTTCGAGAGGGAGTACGGAGACACAGTGACAGTCACGGGGAAGGTAAGCGACCAGGAGTTGATGTCTCTCTACTCCCGGGCTTCCGTCCTGGTTAGGTTCGGCTTCAACGAACGCGGTCCAGGGATGGGAGTTCTAGAGGCAATGGGCTACGGCGTCCCTGTCGTAGTGAACGAAGGTTTAGGTAGCAAGGAACTCGTTAAACAGGGAGAGAACGGCTTCGTGGTGAAGGACGTGGAGGAAGCCTCTTCCAGGATAAACGAGATCTTGGAGGACCCTCTTCCCATGGGGAGGAACGCTTGGGAGACTGCGAAGTCGCTCTCCTGGGAGAACCACGCCAAGCGCCTCAAGGAAATATTGTCTTAA
- a CDS encoding class I SAM-dependent methyltransferase: MTAYRNMNLFDDPDGYLNWYRVHKVTYENERKVIEMLKLENCLDVGSGPSIFHESINGRVVSVDISELVLRSMKGDRVQAEAHFLPFREGAFPCVFTSVTLCFLDNLEEFMREVERVTRGYFVGCVVKADSPWGEFYSQLGRRGHKYYSHAHFISGKDFVTLVSKFFKIEKIVSVLRYGPADQETPEFPREDEEGAYMCVKGVKRAQ, from the coding sequence TTGACCGCATACAGAAATATGAACTTGTTCGACGATCCAGATGGCTATCTTAACTGGTATAGAGTCCACAAGGTAACTTACGAGAACGAAAGGAAGGTAATTGAAATGCTGAAGTTGGAGAACTGTCTGGACGTTGGATCAGGTCCCTCAATATTCCACGAGAGCATTAATGGACGAGTAGTGTCCGTGGACATCTCGGAGCTTGTACTCCGTTCAATGAAAGGGGATAGGGTGCAAGCTGAAGCCCACTTTCTTCCCTTCAGAGAAGGGGCTTTCCCATGCGTGTTTACCTCAGTAACGTTGTGTTTCCTGGATAACTTGGAGGAATTCATGAGAGAGGTTGAAAGGGTTACAAGAGGTTACTTTGTAGGTTGTGTAGTGAAGGCTGACTCGCCTTGGGGAGAGTTCTATTCTCAGTTGGGAAGGAGAGGTCATAAGTATTATTCTCATGCCCATTTCATATCTGGGAAGGACTTCGTTACCTTGGTAAGTAAGTTCTTTAAAATCGAGAAGATCGTATCAGTCTTGCGTTATGGTCCAGCTGACCAGGAGACTCCTGAGTTTCCCAGGGAAGACGAGGAAGGAGCATATATGTGCGTCAAGGGAGTCAAAAGAGCTCAATAA